A single genomic interval of Pieris rapae chromosome 23, ilPieRapa1.1, whole genome shotgun sequence harbors:
- the LOC123690254 gene encoding uncharacterized protein LOC123690254, which yields MSGNWNNDDVYKLIEMFQAREVLWNTMSESYKDRNKKHDAWMEIASEFNMDKKVIEKKIRSLVGQFNRECKSNKSGAGANESSKWFAFKKLMFLKGKNIPSLTVDGGLQGNEENRIASENTLSLNETGNTVTDETTGTPFATPKPFRKRRRPEVEQDPTQQEAVNILQRMYESRKSRDENDAFGEYVSMKLKQIKNSHAKNTAQHHINNILYNATMGQYDFPKTFTDPTASSSWGYNSEPNLSTFSENNADCSSRGYYTAPSPSASFETSFSDNSRTHTRTSARTQSPSNLSESSQDSTQSLNDLLESIKN from the exons atgtccGGTAATTGGAATAACGATGATGTTTACAAACTGATTGAAATGTTTCAAGCAAGAGAAGTACTATGGAACACGATGTCAGAGAGCTACAAAGaccgaaataaaaaacacgATGCTTGGATGGAAATTGCCAGTGAATTTAATATggataaaaaagtaattgaaaaaaagatTCGATCACTCGTAGGTCAATTTAACCGAGAatgtaaatctaataaatctGGTGCAGGAGCTAATGAGTCAAGTAAATGgtttgcatttaaaaaactcaTGTTCCTTAAAGGCAAAAATATTCCAAGTTTAACTGTCGATGGAGGGTTGCAg GGTAACGAAGAAAACAGAATTGCTTCAGAAAACACTCTCAGTTTGAACGAAACAGGAAATACTGTCACTGATGAAACTACGGGCACGCCTTTCGCCACCCCAAAACCATTTCGGAAAAGAAGACGGCCTGAAGTAGAACAAGATCCAACACAACAAGAagctgtaaatattttacaaagaatGTACGAATCTAGAAAAAGCAGGGATGAAAATGACGCATTTGGAGAGTATGTCTCGATGaaactgaaacaaataaaaaacagtcaTGCTAAGAATACTGCTCAACATcacattaacaatattttgtacaatGCGACAATGGGACAATATGATTTTCCAAAAACCTTTACAGACCCAACCGCTAGTAGTTCCTGGGGATACAACTCTGAACCAAATCTATCCACTTTTTCGGAAAATAATGCTGACTGTAGCTCGAGAGGATACTACACCGCACCGAGTCCCTCGGCTTCATTTGAAACCAGTTTTTCGGATAACTCCAGGACACATACTCGTACCAGCGCAAGAACACAGAGTCCGTCTAATTTATCGGAATCAAGCCAAGATTCGACCCAATCATTAAACGATTTGTTGgaatcaatcaaaaattaa
- the LOC123690253 gene encoding putative nuclease HARBI1 isoform X1, with protein sequence MEEDLLIGIAFIFCLKKKKKRSYWMRQTLKARGKYSATDYLKDLGIDGCLKDFIRMNSSEFEYLQNLIGAKIGKRDTTFRKSVSVTERLAVTLRFLATGSSYKSLGNVFKLSDQVISIIVPEVCEALNEVLKEYIQIPTTPQEWLHVANSFEEKWNFPNCLGSIDGKHVAIQKPIDSGSEYYNYKGFYSVVLLAIVDAEYNFLYVNIGCQGRISDGGVFANTKFRNKINDNSLKIPSDSSLPGRNKPLPYVFVTDDAFPLQKHLLKPFPGPQDSNSKERIFSYRLSRARRTVENAFGILSARFRVLRTTILLDPEKTTTLIMTCVLLHNFIRKTESSMIYAPSQYYDGDDIVTGTRIDGQWRLEQQQLTPLEACESLTDDGKEIRKEFAEYFSNEGFLDWASKYY encoded by the exons ATGGAAGAAGATTTGCTCATTGGaatagcttttattttttgtttaaaaaagaagaaaaagcgCTCTTATTGGATGCGCCAAACGCTAAAAGCTAGAGGAAAATATAGTGCCACAGACTATCTCAAGGATTTAGGTATTGATGGTtgcttaaaagattttataagaatGAACAGTTCCGAATTTGAATatctacaaaatttaattgggGCAAAAATAGGCAAACGAGACACTACATTTAGAAAATCTGTAAGTGTGACGGAAAGACTTGCGGTAACGTTAAGATTTTTGGCAACTGGTAGCAGTTATAAAAGTCTTGGAAATGTGTTCAAGTTGTCAGACCAAGTGATATCTATTATCGTACCAGAAGTGTGCGAGGCTCTCAATGAGGTTTTAAAGGAATACATACAG ATACCAACAACACCTCAAGAGTGGCTACACGTGGCAAATTCATTTGAAGAAAAATGGAATTTCCCAAATTGCTTAGGAAGTATCGATGGAAAGCACGTAGCCATACAAAAGCCAATTGATAGCGGCAGTGAATATTACAACTATAAAGGATTTTACAGCGTTGTACTTTTAGCGATAGTGGACGCAGAATACAACTTTCTGTACGTGAATATTGGCTGCCAAGGACGCATAAGTGATGGCGGAGTTTTCGCAAACACAAAatttcgaaataaaattaacgacaatagtttaaaaatacccAGTGACAGCTCACTACCAGGCAGAAACAAACCTCTTCCTTATGTGTTCGTAACAGATGATGCGTTCCCTTTACAAAAACActtattaaaaccttttccAGGACCACAGGATAGCAATTCTAAGGAAAGAATCTTCAGTTATAGACTGAGTCGTGCGAGGAGAACAGTAGAGAACGCATTTGGGATTTTGTCAGCCAGATTTAGAGTTTTACGaactacaatattattagatccagaaaaaactactactttaaTTATGACATGCGTGCTActgcataattttataagaaaaactgAATCGAGCATGATTTACGCTCCATCTCAATACTATGATGGAGATGACATAGTAACTGGTACACGTATCGATGGACAATGGAGATTAGAACAGCAGCAATTAACACCACTTGAAGCATGTGAATCCCTGACAGATGATGGGAAAGAAATAAGAAAAGAATTCGcagaatatttttcaaatgaaGGGTTTTTGGACTGGgcatctaaatattattaa
- the LOC123690253 gene encoding uncharacterized protein LOC123690253 isoform X2, whose translation MEEDLLIGIAFIFCLKKKKKRSYWMRQTLKARGKYSATDYLKDLGIDGCLKDFIRMNSSEFEYLQNLIGAKIGKRDTTFRKSVSVTERLAVTLRFLATGSSYKSLGNVFKLSDQVISIIVPEVCEALNEVLKEYIQIPTTPQEWLHVANSFEEKWNFPNCLGSIDGKHVAIQKPIDSGSEYYNYKGFYSVVLLAIVDAEYNFLTTG comes from the exons ATGGAAGAAGATTTGCTCATTGGaatagcttttattttttgtttaaaaaagaagaaaaagcgCTCTTATTGGATGCGCCAAACGCTAAAAGCTAGAGGAAAATATAGTGCCACAGACTATCTCAAGGATTTAGGTATTGATGGTtgcttaaaagattttataagaatGAACAGTTCCGAATTTGAATatctacaaaatttaattgggGCAAAAATAGGCAAACGAGACACTACATTTAGAAAATCTGTAAGTGTGACGGAAAGACTTGCGGTAACGTTAAGATTTTTGGCAACTGGTAGCAGTTATAAAAGTCTTGGAAATGTGTTCAAGTTGTCAGACCAAGTGATATCTATTATCGTACCAGAAGTGTGCGAGGCTCTCAATGAGGTTTTAAAGGAATACATACAG ATACCAACAACACCTCAAGAGTGGCTACACGTGGCAAATTCATTTGAAGAAAAATGGAATTTCCCAAATTGCTTAGGAAGTATCGATGGAAAGCACGTAGCCATACAAAAGCCAATTGATAGCGGCAGTGAATATTACAACTATAAAGGATTTTACAGCGTTGTACTTTTAGCGATAGTGGACGCAGAATACAACTTTCT GACCACAGGATAG
- the LOC111004011 gene encoding isocitrate dehydrogenase [NADP] cytoplasmic → MAVNGRRFLKSLTEQINSTRNYGTAKRVVASKPVVEMDGDEMTRIIWEKIKENLIFPYVKLDCLYYDLGLPHRDATNDQVTIDAAHAILKHNVGIKCATITPDEQRVEEFKLKKMWLSPNGTIRNILGGTVFREPILCKSIPRLVPGWTQPIVIGRHAHGDQYKAQDFVVSKPGKVELVYTTEDGTVSKHLLYDFKVPGVAMGMYNTDESIMAFAHSSFQVALQKKWPLYLSTKNTILKRYDGRFKDIFQEIYESTYKKQFEDAKIWYEHRLIDDMVAQAIKGSGGFVWACKNYDGDVQSDIVAQGYGSLGMMTSVLMCPDGKTVESEAAHGTVTRHYRMHQQGKPTSTNPVASIYAWTRGLMHRAKLDGTPELEKFALALEEACVECIDSGKMTKDLVICIHGLANTKEGMYLHTEDFLQAIAEQLERKLSK, encoded by the exons ATGGCCGTAAACGGTAGAAGATTTCTAAAATCGCTCACAGAACAAATCAATTCAACAAGAAACT ATGGAACTGCTAAACGAGTGGTTGCCTCAAAACCTGTGGTGGAAATGGATGGAGATGAAATGACCCGTATCATTTGGGAAaagataaaagaaaacttaatatttccATATGTAAAA tTAGACTGCCTATACTATGACCTGGGGTTACCCCACCGTGATGCGACCAACGACCAAGTAACAATCGACGCTGCGCACGCAATTCTAAAGCACAATGTCGGCATCAAGTGCGCGACTATCACACCTGATGAACAACGAGTTGAag agTTTAAACTCAAGAAGATGTGGCTGAGCCCCAATGGTACCATACGTAATATTCTGGGTGGTACCGTGTTCCGTGAACCCATACTCTGCAAGAGCATACCTCGTCTCGTACCCGGTTGGACCCAGCCTATTGTTATCGGTCGTCACGCCCATGGAGATCAGTACAAGGCCCAGGATTTCGTTGTGTCTAAGCCCGGAAAG GTGGAACTAGTTTACACAACAGAAGATGGAACCGTGTCGAAGCACCTGCTTTATGATTTCAAAGTTCCCGGAGTTGCAATGGGAATGTACAACACTGACGAATCTATCATGGCCTTCGCTCATTCCAGTTTTCAG GTTGCCTTACAAAAGAAATGGCCGTTGTATTTGTCAACGAAGAATACAATTCTCAAACGCTACGATGGTCGCTTCAAGGATATCTTCCAAGAAATTTATgaaag cacatacaaaaaacaattcgAAGATGCCAAGATATGGTACGAGCATCGCCTGATCGATGACATGGTTGCACAAGCCATTAAAGGTTCAGGCGGATTTGTCTGGGCCTGCAAGAACTACGACGGCGATGTACAGTCAGATATTGTGGCACAG GGGTATGGTTCCCTCGGGATGATGACGTCAGTGCTGATGTGCCCAGATGGTAAGACAGTGGAATCTGAAGCGGCGCATGGAACAGTCACCCGCCATTACAGAATGCACCAACAGGGGAAACCTACATCCACCAACCCTGTCGCCTCTATTTACGCTTGGACCAGGGGATTGATGCATCGTGCTAAGTTGGATGGCACGCCTGAGTTGGAGAAATTCGCTTTAGCTTTGGAagag gCATGCGTCGAATGTATTGATAGCGGAAAAATGACGAAGGATTTGGTTATATGCATCCATGGCTTAGCTAATACCAAGGAAGGCATGTATTTACACACTGAGGACTTCTTGCAAGCAATTGCTGAGCAGCTCGAACGAAAATTGTCAAAGTAA
- the LOC111004054 gene encoding O-glucosyltransferase rumi homolog gives MCFTFSRFWFSAFIYYLLLSFSKCNIETCTSESKCSKPTKNKYSKEINEWTSYITNEIKLATTQFKPCSSNNCSCHAQVIINDLAPFQSGINKDMVEKAINKGTKYQIIDGKLYRQKECHFPARCAGVEHYLKLLSPKLPNMELSINTRDWPQVNRQWGHKNIPVFSFSKTKDYDDIMYPAWSFWEGGPAISLYPTGIGRWDQHRISITKAADKVPWEKKKTQAFFRGSRTSEERDALILLSRSHPDLVDAKYTKNQAWKSDADTLYAEPAKEVSFEDHCKYKYLFNYRGVAASFRFKHLFLCKSLIFHVGDDWLEFFYPSLKPWIHYVPIKPNATQEEILHYVNYFKDNDDLAQSIANQGFQHIWDNLRDKDVKCFWKKLLKEYAKLVKYDVVKSDDVIRV, from the exons ATGTGTTTCACGTTTTCTAGATTTTGGTTTtctgcatttatttattatttactcctatctttttcaaaatgtaatattgaaaCTTGCACCAGTGAATCAAAATGCTCCAAACCAACTAAGAACAAATATTCTAAAG AAATAAATGAGTGGACATCATAtattacaaatgaaataaaattagccACAACCCAATTTAAACCTTGCTCCTCCAATAACTGTTCTTGCCATGCTcaagtaattataaatgatttagCACCATTTCAGTctggaataaataaagatatggTAGAAAAGGCTATTAATAAGGGAACTAAATACCAG attatagatGGCAAGTTGTACAGGCAAAAAGAGTGCCATTTCCCTGCTAGATGTGCTGGAGTTGAGCATTACCTAAAATTATTGTCACCAAAGTTACCAAATATGGAGTTATCTATAAATACAAGAGACTGGCCTCAAGTCAATCGGCAGTGGGGACATAAAAATATCCCTGTATTTTCCTTTAGCAAA actaAGGACTATGATGATATAATGTATCCTGCCTGGAGCTTTTGGGAAGGAGGACCCGCCATATCTTTATACCCCACTGGTATTGGACGCTGGGACCAACATAGGATATCTATTACTAAAGCTGCCGACAA GGTTCCATGGGAAAAAAAGAAGACACAAGCCTTCTTTAGAGGTTCTAGAACGAGCGAAGAAAGAGACGcccttatattattatctagaTCCCATCCAGATCTGGTAGATGCCAAATATACGAAGAACCAAGCCTGGAAATCTGATGCT GATACACTATACGCCGAACCAGCGAAAGAAGTGTCATTTGAAGATCATTGCAAATACAAGTATCTTTTTAACTATAGAGGCGTCGCAGCAAGTTTTagattcaaacatttatttctatgCAAATCGTTGATCTTTCACGTCGGTGACGATTGGCTGGAATTTTTCTATCCATCACTAAAGCCGTGGATACATTATGTACCAATTAAACCTAACGCTACACAAGAGGAGATTcttcattatgtaaattactttaaagatAATGACGATTTAGCACAGAGTATAGCAAATCAAGGGTTTCAACATATTTGGGATAATCTAAGGGATAAAGATGTGAAGTGTTTTTGGAAGAAGCTGTTGAAAGAATATGCGAAACTTGTAAAATATGATGTAGTTAAAAGCGATGATGTTATAAGagtgtaa